A single Acidobacteriota bacterium DNA region contains:
- a CDS encoding carboxypeptidase regulatory-like domain-containing protein, whose amino-acid sequence MMRTGGFSMRVTASALFAAFILASAFASAQDGVIVGQVLDTAGDALPGVTVQAVGSTLGEPRLDVTDLDGRYRIADLPRDTYAVLFTLPGFRSVVHEGIDVGMGLRATVNAEMVVGLDDDVPESLIVPLQAGAAALECTFRPDGVIAACRRVFVTGELLRP is encoded by the coding sequence ATGATGCGAACGGGAGGTTTCTCCATGCGAGTTACCGCTTCGGCTCTGTTCGCGGCGTTCATTCTGGCGTCTGCGTTCGCGTCGGCACAGGACGGGGTCATCGTCGGCCAAGTGCTCGACACAGCCGGCGACGCTTTGCCAGGGGTCACCGTTCAGGCAGTCGGCTCGACGCTGGGCGAGCCACGCCTCGACGTGACCGACCTCGATGGCCGGTACCGGATCGCGGATCTGCCGCGGGACACCTACGCCGTCCTGTTCACGTTGCCTGGATTCCGCTCTGTCGTCCACGAAGGCATCGACGTGGGCATGGGTCTGAGGGCGACGGTGAACGCGGAGATGGTGGTCGGTCTGGACGACGATGTTCCCGAGTCGCTGATCGTCCCGCTACAGGCCGGAGCCGCCGCGCTCGAATGCACTTTTCGCCCCGACGGCGTCATCGCCGCGTGCCGCCGCGTCTTCGTCACAGGTGAGTTGCTGCGGCCTTGA